From a single Nocardioides sp. dk884 genomic region:
- a CDS encoding aromatic ring-hydroxylating oxygenase subunit alpha yields the protein MFKNFWYAVEFATDVVPGKPKRVKVLGQQLVLYRKNSDNSVVAMSDLCVHRGAALSDGEVKGDCITCPYHGWEYNPAGEVTKIPAHPDKGIPRKARIDSYPVQEKYMMVWVYMGDLPEEDRPPIPDWSAVDDTDTYAAVTGSFLWKSNYERILENGVDVAHTPFVHGGVFGNPEKPEVPEFEIEEGPWHCKVSVKLNPPKSKGLWGIINPNKQDLANRPQVPVSTTWWLPNMILLEVDTPMGAMKIFDVNIPIDEETTLVKFIALRTFFKGKWADRDAKRRVFKVLYEDQAIVDAVRPELLPFDLSDELHVKSDYNAVLYRRRRQQLIDMGWSVEGNTIVGEGPARVEARVIPSPIRKEVPELASAWNFKEVRSREIKAGIQEKEAAAKDVAAARKTKAATNGAAAKTATVNPTNNEDVKA from the coding sequence ATGTTCAAGAACTTCTGGTACGCCGTCGAATTCGCCACCGACGTTGTCCCCGGCAAGCCCAAGAGGGTCAAGGTGCTGGGTCAGCAGCTGGTCCTCTACCGCAAGAACAGCGACAACTCCGTCGTCGCGATGTCGGACCTGTGCGTGCACCGCGGTGCCGCGCTCTCCGACGGTGAGGTCAAGGGCGACTGCATCACCTGCCCGTACCACGGCTGGGAGTACAACCCCGCCGGTGAGGTCACCAAGATCCCCGCGCACCCCGACAAGGGCATCCCGCGCAAGGCCCGCATCGACTCCTACCCCGTGCAGGAGAAGTACATGATGGTGTGGGTCTACATGGGCGACCTGCCCGAGGAGGACCGCCCGCCGATCCCGGACTGGTCCGCGGTCGACGACACCGACACCTACGCCGCCGTCACCGGCAGCTTCTTGTGGAAGTCCAACTACGAGCGCATCCTCGAGAACGGCGTCGACGTCGCGCACACGCCGTTCGTGCACGGCGGCGTCTTCGGCAACCCCGAGAAGCCCGAGGTCCCCGAGTTCGAGATCGAGGAGGGCCCCTGGCACTGCAAGGTGTCGGTGAAGCTCAACCCGCCGAAGTCGAAGGGCCTGTGGGGCATCATCAACCCCAACAAGCAGGACCTGGCGAACCGCCCGCAGGTGCCGGTCTCCACCACCTGGTGGCTGCCGAACATGATCCTGCTCGAGGTCGACACCCCGATGGGTGCGATGAAGATCTTCGACGTCAACATCCCGATCGACGAAGAGACCACGCTGGTCAAGTTCATCGCCCTGCGCACCTTCTTCAAGGGCAAGTGGGCCGACCGCGACGCCAAGCGCCGCGTGTTCAAGGTGCTCTACGAGGACCAGGCCATCGTCGACGCCGTGCGTCCCGAGCTGCTCCCGTTCGACCTCTCCGATGAGCTGCACGTCAAGAGCGACTACAACGCGGTGCTCTACCGCCGTCGTCGCCAGCAGCTCATCGACATGGGCTGGTCGGTCGAGGGCAACACGATCGTCGGCGAGGGCCCGGCCCGCGTCGAGGCCCGCGTGATCCCCTCCCCGATCCGCAAGGAGGTGCCGGAGCTCGCCAGCGCGTGGAACTTCAAGGAGGTCCGCAGCCGCGAGATCAAGGCCGGCATCCAGGAGAAGGAGGCGGCCGCCAAGGACGTCGCTGCCGCCCGCAAGACCAAGGCCGCCACCAACGGCGCGGCCGCGAAGACCGCCACTGTGAACCCCACCAACAACGAGGACGTCAAGGCATGA
- a CDS encoding SDR family oxidoreductase — MSGTDGRVVVVTGGTRGIGLGLAREFLARGCRVVICGRSDAAVAHALGELGAGERATGLATDVTDRAAVQALWEHAVAAYGRVDVWINNAGISAPHSTIVAADPKTVSDVFAVNVSGAHNGCAVAGAGMATQPGGGWVWNMEGFGSDGRIQAGIGIYGASKRAVRYLTEALVKEHKESPVKIGFLSPGIVVTDLLVGDYDGKPEAFAKAKKVFNILGDKVETVTPYLAEKVLAAQKNGARVEWLTNAKAARRFMGAGFRKRDLFAEAG; from the coding sequence ATGAGCGGCACCGACGGCCGCGTCGTCGTCGTCACCGGCGGCACCCGCGGCATCGGCCTGGGCCTGGCGCGTGAGTTCCTGGCCCGCGGGTGCCGGGTGGTGATCTGCGGTCGCAGCGACGCCGCGGTCGCCCACGCCCTCGGCGAGCTCGGTGCCGGTGAACGCGCGACCGGCCTGGCCACGGACGTGACCGACCGGGCGGCCGTCCAGGCGCTGTGGGAGCACGCCGTGGCGGCGTACGGCCGCGTCGACGTGTGGATCAACAACGCCGGCATCTCCGCGCCGCACAGCACGATCGTGGCCGCCGACCCCAAGACCGTCTCCGATGTCTTCGCCGTCAACGTCTCCGGGGCCCACAACGGCTGCGCGGTGGCGGGCGCCGGGATGGCCACCCAGCCCGGCGGCGGCTGGGTGTGGAACATGGAGGGCTTCGGCTCCGACGGGCGCATCCAGGCCGGCATCGGCATCTACGGCGCCTCCAAGCGCGCGGTCCGCTACCTGACCGAGGCGCTGGTCAAGGAGCACAAGGAGAGCCCGGTCAAGATCGGCTTCCTCTCCCCGGGGATCGTCGTGACCGACCTGCTGGTCGGCGACTACGACGGCAAGCCCGAGGCGTTCGCGAAGGCCAAGAAGGTCTTCAACATCCTCGGCGACAAGGTCGAGACGGTCACGCCGTACCTCGCCGAGAAGGTGCTCGCCGCGCAGAAGAACGGCGCGCGGGTCGAGTGGCTGACCAACGCCAAGGCGGCGCGGCGGTTCATGGGCGCCGGCTTCCGCAAGCGCGACCTGTTCGCCGAGGCGGGCTGA